The following coding sequences are from one Streptomyces dengpaensis window:
- a CDS encoding tetratricopeptide repeat protein, translating into MTVWALQSPSSVLSESKSASVTRNSKPAEALLQSALQRQTHQDSLGAARDYRRVLELDPENKLAWYGLGAIEQQNGRTADARAAYEKALETDPKFMSALYSEALLLRSSDPDRAIELLKRAVAADPKATAIQVELGNLLAEQHRKGEAEDVFRHAVAVDHQILSQVPEEFRSSVSR; encoded by the coding sequence GTGACCGTCTGGGCGCTTCAATCCCCGTCGTCCGTGCTGTCGGAATCCAAGTCCGCGTCCGTGACCCGGAACAGCAAGCCGGCAGAGGCACTCTTGCAGTCCGCACTTCAGCGCCAGACGCACCAGGATTCCCTTGGGGCTGCCCGGGACTACCGGCGTGTGCTGGAACTGGACCCCGAGAACAAGCTCGCCTGGTACGGCCTCGGCGCCATCGAGCAGCAGAACGGCAGGACGGCGGATGCCCGTGCAGCGTACGAGAAGGCTCTCGAGACCGATCCGAAATTCATGTCCGCGCTTTACAGCGAGGCGTTGCTGCTGAGGTCGAGCGATCCCGACCGGGCCATTGAGCTCTTGAAGCGTGCCGTTGCCGCCGATCCGAAGGCCACCGCGATCCAGGTGGAACTGGGTAACCTCCTGGCCGAGCAGCACCGCAAGGGCGAGGCCGAGGATGTGTTCCGTCATGCGGTCGCGGTCGACCACCAGATCCTTTCCCAAGTGCCGGAAGAGTTCCGGAGTTCCGTGAGCCGCTGA